One Paracidovorax avenae ATCC 19860 genomic region harbors:
- a CDS encoding SET domain-containing protein — MPRTATPAADPSAARGGRRIQVRRSGVHGKGVFAVQDIAEGEVLIEYTGEIISWQEAQDRHPHDPLQPNHTFYFHVDEDRVIDANHGGNASRWINHSCAPNCYADERDGRIFITALRNIHAGEELNYDYGLIIDERYTPKLKAEYPCFCGSASCRGTLLAPKRGWAPPGPSAPPPKAGRKGARR; from the coding sequence ATGCCCCGAACCGCCACGCCCGCCGCCGACCCTTCCGCCGCCAGGGGCGGCCGCCGCATCCAGGTGCGGCGCTCGGGCGTGCACGGCAAGGGCGTGTTCGCGGTGCAGGATATCGCCGAAGGCGAAGTGCTGATCGAATACACGGGCGAGATCATCAGCTGGCAGGAGGCCCAGGACCGCCACCCGCACGATCCGCTGCAGCCGAACCATACCTTTTATTTCCATGTGGATGAAGACCGCGTCATCGATGCCAACCATGGCGGAAATGCATCGCGCTGGATCAACCACAGCTGCGCGCCCAACTGCTACGCCGACGAACGCGACGGCCGCATCTTCATCACCGCGCTGCGCAACATCCATGCGGGCGAGGAGCTGAACTACGACTACGGCCTGATCATCGACGAGCGCTACACCCCCAAGCTCAAGGCCGAGTACCCCTGCTTTTGCGGCAGCGCCAGCTGCCGCGGCACGCTGCTGGCGCCCAAGCGCGGCTGGGCGCCGCCGGGGCCCTCCGCGCCGCCGCCCAAGGCCGGCCGCAAGGGCGCACGCCGATGA
- a CDS encoding biotin--[acetyl-CoA-carboxylase] ligase, which yields MTGTAQPLRWPAEAVWEAVAPLLPGFTVEVLPSIDSTNTELMRRARAGQCEPTLLVAEVQTAGRGRLGRAWQNAAGDSLMFSLGLPLAPADWSGLSLAVGVSIAESLQPVPRAGQPRLGLKWPNDLWLDDGRKLGGILVETASLVGAAGAWGGGRPDRAARYVVAGVGINVRPPPAEGLSTPPGSLQEIDARLDAPAALLRTVPPLVAMLQSFEAHGFAPVQPRFLQRDVLRDRDVVLSDGTAGTAQGVAADGALLVRTAQGLQAVTSAEISVRPAGQALPRN from the coding sequence ATGACCGGCACGGCGCAGCCGCTGCGCTGGCCCGCCGAGGCGGTGTGGGAGGCCGTGGCCCCGCTGCTGCCGGGCTTCACCGTCGAAGTGCTGCCGAGCATCGATTCCACCAACACCGAACTCATGCGCCGTGCGCGCGCAGGCCAATGCGAGCCCACGCTGCTCGTGGCCGAGGTACAGACGGCCGGGCGCGGGCGCCTGGGCCGCGCCTGGCAGAACGCCGCGGGCGATTCGCTCATGTTCTCGCTGGGCCTGCCGCTCGCGCCGGCGGACTGGTCCGGGCTGTCGCTGGCCGTGGGGGTCTCCATCGCCGAGAGCCTGCAGCCGGTGCCCCGGGCCGGCCAGCCCCGCCTGGGCCTGAAATGGCCCAACGACCTCTGGCTGGACGATGGCCGCAAGCTGGGCGGCATCCTGGTGGAAACCGCCAGCCTCGTGGGCGCTGCCGGCGCCTGGGGTGGCGGCCGGCCGGACCGCGCCGCGCGCTACGTGGTGGCCGGGGTGGGCATCAACGTGCGGCCTCCGCCGGCCGAGGGCCTGTCCACGCCGCCCGGCAGCCTGCAGGAGATCGACGCCCGGCTCGACGCCCCCGCGGCACTGCTGCGCACCGTGCCGCCGCTGGTCGCGATGCTGCAGTCGTTCGAGGCCCATGGATTCGCACCGGTGCAGCCGCGCTTCCTGCAGCGCGACGTGCTGCGCGACCGCGACGTGGTCCTGAGCGACGGCACCGCCGGCACCGCGCAGGGCGTGGCCGCGGACGGGGCGCTGCTGGTGCGCACGGCCCAGGGCCTGCAGGCCGTGACCAGTGCAGAGATCAGCGTGCGGCCGGCCGGGCAGGCGCTGCCGCGGAACTGA
- the xopAC gene encoding XopAC/AvrAC family type III secretion system effector, giving the protein MRRGRWAGSPNAGHGEWSRALRDWCAADPHRAPQGGFWSRMAGSFSRQSGTQNHQGSFIEQREDAAARILQAHAQRSTALDLSGLALSELPPGLGRLDHLETIDLSDNTGFYRLPEVLAQCTGLRAISVRNSFVTEVPAALFALPHLETLDLSANFELCELPQEIGQAVRLRQLLLSHCRFSTLPAAVAALPALELLDLSHNPRLHAVPPSAAPGACRVKLQGTPAEFTAQLLRAPAWTQAERTALSDRLRAVASRATAMQGASGAAFDDGPRLALFLQERADGTATAQSWKDAARLVDGWVGAGRPFSADALLELGWIANGRPSTGPSLRSHEFQRVPAGGGVEPAVAAFRSYPPVQSLRGQMEEIAAQLERRLSRDDPLAAVECAALLYRAFVSLRPLPAGNAPAALLAMDWALLRQGLPPMRLPEGDDELCDAMMFSDGRSPDGARELVHQVAEGLAQWEASRVPGRAAAD; this is encoded by the coding sequence CTGCGCAGGGGCCGATGGGCGGGGTCTCCGAACGCCGGGCACGGGGAGTGGAGCCGGGCCCTGCGTGATTGGTGCGCCGCGGACCCCCATCGGGCCCCCCAGGGCGGTTTCTGGTCGCGCATGGCCGGCAGCTTTTCACGGCAATCCGGCACGCAGAACCACCAGGGAAGCTTCATCGAGCAGCGGGAAGACGCCGCCGCCCGCATCCTGCAGGCCCATGCGCAGCGCTCCACGGCGCTGGATCTCAGTGGTCTTGCGCTGTCGGAGCTGCCCCCCGGACTGGGGCGGCTGGACCATCTGGAAACGATCGATCTTTCCGACAACACCGGGTTCTACCGCCTGCCCGAGGTGCTTGCTCAATGCACCGGCCTGCGTGCCATCTCCGTCCGCAACAGCTTCGTCACCGAAGTTCCTGCTGCGCTGTTCGCGTTGCCCCATCTGGAAACGCTGGACCTGTCCGCGAATTTCGAACTGTGCGAGTTGCCGCAGGAGATCGGACAGGCTGTACGGCTGAGGCAGTTGCTGCTGTCCCACTGCCGCTTTTCCACATTGCCGGCTGCCGTGGCCGCGTTGCCGGCGCTGGAACTGCTGGACCTGTCCCACAATCCGCGGCTGCACGCCGTGCCCCCCAGCGCTGCGCCCGGTGCCTGCCGGGTGAAACTGCAGGGCACGCCTGCCGAATTCACGGCCCAACTGTTGCGCGCGCCCGCGTGGACCCAGGCCGAGCGCACCGCGCTGTCGGACCGCCTGCGTGCGGTGGCATCCCGCGCCACCGCCATGCAGGGTGCCTCCGGCGCGGCGTTCGACGATGGGCCGCGGCTCGCGTTGTTCCTGCAGGAGCGCGCAGACGGCACGGCCACGGCGCAGTCGTGGAAGGATGCCGCACGCCTGGTCGATGGCTGGGTGGGGGCGGGGCGCCCTTTCAGTGCGGATGCGTTGCTCGAGCTGGGCTGGATTGCCAATGGCCGCCCATCGACGGGGCCGAGCCTGCGTTCGCACGAGTTCCAGCGCGTGCCTGCAGGCGGCGGTGTCGAGCCCGCCGTGGCGGCGTTCCGCAGCTATCCCCCCGTGCAGTCGTTGCGGGGCCAGATGGAGGAAATCGCCGCGCAGCTGGAGCGCCGGCTTTCCCGGGACGATCCCCTCGCGGCCGTCGAGTGCGCCGCGCTGCTCTACCGGGCCTTTGTCAGCTTGCGCCCACTGCCCGCCGGCAATGCGCCAGCTGCCTTGCTTGCGATGGATTGGGCGCTGCTGCGGCAGGGGCTGCCTCCCATGCGGCTGCCCGAGGGGGATGACGAGCTGTGCGATGCCATGATGTTCTCGGACGGCAGGTCACCGGACGGCGCACGGGAACTGGTGCACCAGGTGGCGGAGGGCCTGGCGCAATGGGAGGCCTCGCGAGTTCCGGGCCGGGCTGCCGCAGATTAG
- a CDS encoding leucine-rich repeat domain-containing protein, with product MTSPLLTAPFGASVLSFMPPERGGAFAAARQAAASPGTPLLHAWYEALQAWCEADAARQPPWQGGASEGLRGLFSARRSRGAVRDERAEAFAGRCREFAAAAARILERGDAAFGAAQGGLELREIAVGRLLLAHAEGAPALDLHGLGLTDLPPGLETLDILERLDISWNPGLGALPERLARCRGLRAIDARHCGITEVPPQIVSLPRLETLDLSENAELRALPAGWRLDDPRLRLEGTPLQGIAGLLRPLPLTPRQRGTLAEHMDTIARAWPLLQARMRAEPRVADQVGLLRARLSLAVRTDGMGTQEACEDAHQAIAEWLDNGDPLTTARIMELGWRINFRPSGTGLLRTQEYADDLPGPQGAGAAAGAGRPSPCALPPLLAALESWLSAGDAPDAALDPLSAMERAVLLYRALVVLRPLHKGNEPTALAAMDWALQEQGLPPVLLPDDPALPTAVLFRFSGIAAADAAAELLQETVRHMDALVARLVQHGLAVDAAD from the coding sequence ATGACCTCGCCCCTGCTCACGGCGCCTTTCGGCGCCTCCGTCCTGTCCTTCATGCCCCCGGAACGCGGGGGGGCGTTCGCTGCGGCACGCCAGGCCGCAGCCTCCCCCGGCACGCCCCTGCTGCACGCCTGGTACGAGGCGCTGCAGGCCTGGTGCGAGGCCGATGCGGCCCGGCAGCCGCCGTGGCAGGGAGGCGCCTCCGAGGGGTTGCGGGGCCTTTTTTCGGCGCGGCGGAGCAGGGGCGCCGTCCGCGATGAGCGGGCCGAGGCGTTCGCCGGCCGCTGCCGGGAGTTCGCCGCGGCCGCGGCCCGGATCCTGGAGCGTGGAGACGCTGCGTTCGGCGCCGCGCAGGGCGGCCTGGAATTGCGAGAGATCGCCGTGGGCCGCCTGCTGCTCGCCCATGCCGAAGGCGCCCCCGCGCTGGACCTGCACGGCCTGGGGCTGACCGACCTGCCGCCCGGCCTGGAAACCCTGGACATCCTGGAGCGGCTGGATATCTCCTGGAATCCGGGGCTGGGAGCGCTGCCCGAGCGGCTCGCCCGCTGCCGCGGGCTGCGGGCGATCGATGCGCGCCACTGCGGCATCACCGAGGTGCCGCCGCAGATTGTCTCGCTGCCCCGGCTGGAAACTCTGGACCTTTCGGAGAATGCGGAACTGCGCGCGCTGCCCGCCGGATGGCGCCTGGACGACCCGCGCCTGCGGCTCGAAGGCACGCCCCTGCAGGGCATCGCCGGCCTGCTGCGCCCCCTGCCGCTGACGCCGCGCCAGCGCGGCACGCTCGCGGAGCATATGGACACCATCGCCCGCGCGTGGCCCCTGCTGCAGGCCCGGATGCGGGCGGAGCCCCGTGTCGCGGACCAGGTCGGCCTGCTGCGCGCCCGGCTGTCGCTCGCGGTGCGCACCGACGGCATGGGCACGCAGGAAGCCTGCGAGGACGCGCACCAGGCCATCGCGGAGTGGCTGGACAACGGGGATCCGCTGACGACCGCACGGATCATGGAACTGGGTTGGCGCATCAACTTCCGCCCGTCCGGCACGGGCCTTTTGCGCACGCAGGAATACGCCGACGATCTGCCCGGCCCCCAGGGCGCCGGAGCGGCTGCCGGCGCGGGCCGGCCGTCGCCCTGCGCGCTGCCGCCGCTGCTGGCGGCGCTCGAGTCCTGGCTGTCGGCGGGCGATGCGCCCGATGCGGCGCTCGATCCGCTGTCCGCCATGGAGCGTGCCGTGCTGCTCTACCGCGCCCTGGTCGTCCTCCGCCCGCTGCACAAGGGCAACGAGCCCACGGCCCTCGCGGCCATGGACTGGGCCCTGCAGGAGCAGGGCCTGCCGCCGGTCCTGCTGCCCGACGACCCGGCCCTGCCCACGGCGGTCCTGTTCCGGTTTTCGGGCATCGCGGCAGCGGATGCGGCGGCAGAGCTGCTGCAGGAAACCGTCCGGCACATGGACGCGCTCGTGGCGCGGCTGGTGCAGCACGGCCTCGCAGTTGACGCCGCTGACTAG
- a CDS encoding N-formylglutamate amidohydrolase: protein MPAPQPMSPVAAAVSVVPGNTPLVLDSPHSGTDYPDDFRAALARDVLRRAEDTHVEKLYAFAPALGVAWVEAHFPRIYLDANRDTTEIDTTLFDAGWPDPVTADPAVLQKVRLGKGLIWKCTDEGLPIYDRPLSVAEGRARIERCWRPYHAAVQQAIEAAHARHGYSLHLNCHSMPSVAASHATLHPGLVHADFVIGDRDGTTADPALSQALCTFLRGRGYGVDYNHPYKGVEIVRRYGDPARDRHSIQVEINRRLYMDEHTLALHPEGFARLQADLRALVEWLLTVDPRRPTGG from the coding sequence ATGCCCGCCCCGCAGCCGATGAGCCCCGTGGCCGCCGCCGTATCGGTGGTGCCCGGCAACACCCCCCTGGTCCTCGATTCGCCGCACAGCGGCACGGATTACCCCGACGACTTCCGCGCCGCGCTGGCCCGGGACGTGCTGCGGCGCGCGGAAGACACCCATGTGGAAAAGCTCTACGCCTTCGCGCCTGCCCTCGGCGTCGCATGGGTGGAGGCGCATTTTCCGCGGATCTACCTCGACGCCAACCGCGACACCACGGAGATCGACACCACGCTCTTCGATGCCGGGTGGCCCGACCCCGTCACCGCCGATCCGGCGGTGCTGCAGAAGGTGCGGCTCGGCAAGGGCCTCATCTGGAAATGCACCGACGAGGGCCTGCCCATCTATGACCGGCCGCTCTCGGTGGCCGAAGGGCGCGCGCGCATCGAGCGCTGCTGGCGGCCCTACCATGCCGCGGTGCAGCAGGCCATCGAGGCCGCGCATGCGCGGCACGGCTACAGCCTGCACCTGAACTGCCATTCGATGCCCTCCGTCGCGGCCAGCCATGCCACGCTGCATCCGGGCCTCGTGCACGCCGACTTCGTCATCGGCGACCGCGACGGCACCACCGCCGACCCGGCGCTGTCGCAGGCGCTCTGCACCTTCCTGCGCGGGCGCGGCTACGGGGTGGACTACAACCATCCCTACAAGGGCGTCGAGATCGTGCGCCGGTACGGAGACCCCGCCCGCGACCGGCACAGCATCCAGGTGGAGATCAACCGCCGCCTCTACATGGACGAGCACACGCTGGCCTTGCACCCTGAGGGCTTCGCGCGCCTGCAGGCCGACCTGCGCGCGCTCGTGGAGTGGCTGCTGACGGTCGATCCGCGGCGCCCCACGGGCGGCTGA
- a CDS encoding tripartite tricarboxylate transporter substrate-binding protein: MQRRSWLAALAASPFIGNFARAQEGRPMRIVVPFPPGGATDIAGRVLQEPLQRLLGHPVVIDNRAGAGGSIGMAEVARSPGDGLTFGVATVSTHGVNPAVFSRLPYDPVRDFAGVTEIVKAPGILVVNPREMPVRSFGEFVAYLKARPGQVSYASPGNGTIGHMWGELFKISTGTSMVHIPYRGAGPAVNDVLAGQVPVYFDQVASALPYVKSGRLRALAVSWPQRLADVLPEVPTYGELGHPQANEPSWFGLVAPAATPPAAVLRVQQAVGTALKEPAVRDRLAGQGLYPTGTAPADFSRQIEQEIAKMRKIAAYAQIHLD, from the coding sequence ATGCAGCGTCGTTCCTGGCTCGCGGCCCTGGCCGCCTCACCCTTCATCGGCAATTTCGCGAGGGCGCAGGAGGGCAGGCCGATGCGCATCGTCGTGCCCTTTCCTCCGGGCGGCGCGACCGACATCGCGGGACGCGTGCTGCAGGAGCCCCTGCAGCGCCTGCTGGGCCATCCGGTGGTGATCGACAACCGTGCCGGCGCGGGCGGCTCCATCGGCATGGCCGAGGTGGCGCGCTCCCCGGGCGACGGGCTGACCTTCGGCGTGGCGACCGTGTCCACGCATGGCGTGAACCCTGCCGTCTTCTCGCGGCTGCCCTACGATCCGGTCCGCGACTTCGCCGGGGTTACCGAGATCGTGAAGGCGCCGGGCATCCTCGTGGTCAATCCGCGGGAAATGCCGGTGCGCAGCTTCGGCGAGTTCGTGGCCTACCTCAAGGCGCGGCCCGGCCAGGTGTCCTATGCATCGCCGGGCAACGGCACCATCGGCCACATGTGGGGCGAGCTGTTCAAGATCAGCACCGGCACCTCCATGGTGCATATTCCCTACCGCGGCGCCGGCCCGGCGGTGAACGACGTGCTGGCCGGCCAGGTGCCCGTGTATTTCGACCAGGTCGCCTCCGCGCTGCCCTACGTGAAGAGCGGCCGGCTGCGGGCACTCGCCGTCTCCTGGCCGCAGCGGCTCGCGGACGTGCTGCCCGAGGTGCCCACCTATGGCGAGCTGGGGCATCCGCAGGCCAACGAGCCGTCCTGGTTCGGCCTGGTGGCCCCGGCCGCCACGCCGCCGGCGGCGGTGCTGCGCGTGCAGCAGGCCGTGGGCACCGCCCTGAAGGAGCCTGCGGTGCGCGACCGGCTCGCCGGCCAGGGCCTCTATCCCACGGGCACCGCGCCCGCGGACTTCTCCCGGCAGATCGAGCAGGAGATCGCCAAGATGCGGAAAATCGCTGCCTATGCCCAGATTCACCTCGACTGA
- a CDS encoding LysR substrate-binding domain-containing protein, with the protein MPLRRLNPPLHLLRTLCTVVRCGNVSAAAEPLGLTQSAVSKQIQELERWVGVPLFERSRQRLILTPAGERYELAVRSLLVRLEAATLELVASEYDGGALQVAALPSFSAQWLVPRLADFRQRHPRITLHLTRQVINTLPGPEADCAILFGDGHWPGMHAHYIAGNDVALIAPPPGAGGTEHPLPALRRPADVAGHTLLRHVSSPDAWEHWGERHGVQRLGRFDGPVLDLFESVIRGVAMGLGLGLVPRCLVRDAIAAGTVTEPLPDAGFTSRRGYWLCHEGGRPQPPALGHFRAWLLQQAEPPAVPAA; encoded by the coding sequence ATGCCCCTGCGCCGACTCAACCCCCCTCTGCACCTGCTGCGTACGCTTTGCACCGTGGTCCGCTGCGGCAATGTGTCGGCGGCCGCGGAGCCCCTGGGTCTCACCCAGAGCGCCGTCAGCAAGCAGATCCAGGAACTCGAGCGCTGGGTGGGCGTACCGCTGTTCGAGCGCAGCCGCCAGCGCCTGATCCTCACGCCGGCGGGCGAGCGCTACGAACTGGCGGTGCGGTCGCTGCTCGTCCGACTGGAAGCCGCCACGCTCGAGCTGGTGGCCAGCGAGTACGACGGCGGCGCCCTGCAGGTGGCAGCCCTGCCCAGTTTCTCGGCACAGTGGCTGGTGCCCCGGCTGGCGGATTTCCGGCAGCGGCATCCGCGCATCACGCTGCACCTGACACGGCAGGTCATCAATACCCTGCCTGGCCCGGAGGCGGACTGCGCCATCCTCTTCGGCGACGGCCACTGGCCCGGCATGCATGCCCACTACATCGCCGGCAACGACGTGGCGCTGATCGCTCCGCCGCCCGGAGCCGGCGGCACGGAGCACCCGCTGCCGGCGCTGCGCAGGCCCGCCGACGTCGCAGGACACACGCTGTTGCGGCACGTGTCGTCACCCGACGCCTGGGAGCACTGGGGCGAGCGCCATGGGGTGCAGAGGCTGGGCCGCTTCGACGGCCCGGTGCTCGATCTGTTCGAGAGCGTCATCCGCGGCGTCGCCATGGGCCTGGGCCTCGGCCTGGTCCCCCGCTGCCTCGTCCGCGACGCAATCGCGGCCGGCACCGTCACGGAACCGCTGCCGGACGCCGGCTTCACCAGCCGGCGGGGCTACTGGCTCTGCCATGAGGGCGGACGCCCCCAGCCCCCCGCGCTGGGCCATTTCCGCGCCTGGCTCCTGCAGCAGGCCGAACCGCCCGCGGTCCCGGCGGCCTGA
- a CDS encoding Crp/Fnr family transcriptional regulator codes for MVSAPRRSSSPAAPVPSSFALRGVALFEGLDAQRLDRIAQQCRWQQLPARRRLFSRAAAGAEVYFILTGQVRVTTYSANGRQVTFRDCGPGEPIGLLAALDGGARSADVVTLAPTLAASLPPEDFRRLMAEEPAVAQRVVEGLCVLVRELSERVIDLSTLGVQNRLHAELLRMARASGGADAAGRARIDPAPAHAEMASRISTNREQVTRELGVLVRQGLLEKAGRAFVVTDLARLERMVAEVRGG; via the coding sequence ATGGTGTCCGCCCCCCGACGCAGTTCCTCACCCGCCGCCCCCGTTCCTTCGAGTTTCGCTCTGCGGGGGGTGGCGCTGTTCGAGGGGCTGGATGCGCAGCGGCTGGACCGGATCGCCCAGCAGTGCCGCTGGCAGCAACTGCCTGCGCGGCGGCGCCTGTTCTCGCGCGCCGCCGCGGGAGCCGAGGTGTATTTCATCCTCACCGGGCAGGTGCGCGTGACCACCTACTCGGCCAACGGCCGGCAGGTCACTTTCCGCGACTGCGGCCCGGGGGAGCCCATCGGCCTGCTGGCCGCGCTGGACGGCGGCGCGCGGTCGGCCGATGTGGTCACCCTGGCTCCCACCCTGGCCGCGAGCCTGCCGCCGGAAGACTTCCGCCGGCTGATGGCCGAGGAGCCCGCCGTGGCGCAGCGCGTGGTGGAAGGCCTGTGCGTGCTGGTGCGGGAGTTGTCGGAGCGCGTGATCGATCTCAGCACGCTGGGCGTGCAGAACCGGCTGCATGCGGAACTGCTGCGCATGGCCCGGGCCTCGGGCGGCGCGGATGCCGCAGGCCGGGCGCGCATCGATCCGGCGCCGGCGCATGCGGAAATGGCCAGCCGCATCAGCACCAACCGCGAGCAGGTGACGCGCGAACTCGGCGTGCTCGTGCGGCAGGGGCTGCTGGAGAAGGCGGGACGCGCCTTCGTGGTGACGGACCTGGCGCGGCTCGAGCGCATGGTGGCCGAGGTGCGCGGAGGCTGA
- a CDS encoding adenylate/guanylate cyclase domain-containing protein, whose amino-acid sequence MSRSAPDPADLPARPRRRPSARDLRWASGLTLWLYVALHLATHAAGLVSLQAAEVLRRAVHAAWATAPGTVLLYGAFAVHLAMAGTALWQRRSWRMPPVEALRIALGLLLPLLLVTHVVGTRWLASTWGVEPSYLRIVRAIWSPESLARQALLLTLAWLHGCLGLHLAMRHRAAWRRHQALLLAAAVLLPVLALLGTLAMGREIAWTAQAVRAPGPPRPAAEAARALGEGLQLGWLMALAALVAFRFAAGALRRLRGEGCVTLQYPGRTVQVARGTSVLEASRLHGIPHLSLCGGRARCSTCRVRVEAEDGALPPPGRDELRTLQRVNAPEGVRLACQLRPQGRVRVTPLFQPGAGPAAARLGSERQVAVLFVDLRRWSGLAERQWPFDLAWVLDQYFERVGSAVRESGGLPNQFIGDSVMALFGLDCDLPTACRQALAAAAAIEERMEAWNEAFRGQFGHALDFGMGLHAGAVAVGQVGFEDTTTFTAVGEVVNTASRLQDHSKVVGARLVLSADVARLAGMQDQLGIPGAITVRGRSRPLDVLHVARPSSLRMPSAG is encoded by the coding sequence ATGTCCCGTTCCGCCCCCGATCCCGCCGACCTCCCCGCCCGCCCGCGCCGCCGGCCCTCGGCGCGCGACCTGCGCTGGGCCAGCGGACTGACGCTGTGGCTCTACGTGGCGCTGCACCTGGCCACGCATGCCGCGGGCCTGGTATCGCTGCAGGCAGCCGAGGTGCTGCGCCGCGCGGTGCATGCCGCGTGGGCCACGGCTCCCGGCACGGTGCTGCTGTACGGCGCCTTCGCCGTGCACCTCGCCATGGCCGGCACCGCCCTCTGGCAGCGGCGCAGCTGGCGCATGCCGCCCGTCGAGGCCCTGCGCATCGCCCTGGGATTGCTGCTGCCACTGCTGCTGGTCACGCACGTGGTGGGCACACGCTGGCTGGCCAGCACCTGGGGCGTGGAGCCCTCCTACCTGCGCATCGTGCGCGCCATCTGGTCGCCCGAGTCACTGGCGCGCCAGGCGCTGCTCCTGACACTCGCCTGGCTGCATGGCTGCCTCGGCCTGCACCTGGCCATGCGCCACCGCGCGGCATGGCGCCGCCACCAGGCGCTGCTGCTGGCGGCGGCCGTGCTGCTGCCGGTGCTCGCGCTGCTGGGCACGCTGGCCATGGGCCGGGAAATCGCCTGGACCGCGCAAGCCGTGCGCGCACCCGGACCGCCGCGCCCGGCCGCGGAGGCCGCGCGCGCCCTGGGCGAGGGCCTGCAGCTCGGCTGGCTGATGGCGCTGGCAGCCCTCGTGGCGTTCCGGTTCGCGGCGGGTGCGCTGCGCCGCCTGCGCGGCGAAGGCTGCGTGACGCTGCAATACCCTGGCCGCACCGTGCAGGTGGCCCGGGGCACCAGCGTGCTGGAAGCCAGCCGCCTGCATGGCATCCCGCACCTGTCCCTGTGCGGGGGACGGGCGCGCTGCTCCACCTGCCGCGTGCGAGTGGAAGCGGAAGACGGCGCCCTGCCCCCGCCCGGGCGTGATGAACTGCGCACGCTGCAGCGCGTGAACGCACCGGAGGGCGTGCGCCTGGCCTGCCAGCTGCGGCCGCAGGGCCGGGTGCGCGTCACGCCGCTCTTCCAGCCCGGGGCCGGCCCGGCGGCCGCACGGCTGGGCAGCGAGCGCCAGGTTGCCGTACTGTTCGTGGACCTGCGCCGCTGGTCGGGGCTGGCGGAACGCCAATGGCCCTTCGATCTTGCCTGGGTGCTGGACCAGTATTTCGAGCGCGTGGGCAGCGCGGTGCGCGAGTCCGGGGGGCTGCCCAACCAGTTCATCGGCGACAGCGTGATGGCCCTCTTCGGGCTGGACTGCGACCTTCCCACGGCCTGCCGCCAGGCCCTGGCGGCCGCCGCGGCCATCGAGGAACGCATGGAGGCGTGGAACGAAGCCTTCCGGGGGCAATTCGGCCACGCGCTGGATTTCGGCATGGGACTGCATGCGGGCGCCGTCGCCGTCGGACAGGTGGGTTTCGAGGACACGACCACCTTCACGGCCGTGGGCGAGGTAGTGAACACCGCGAGCCGGCTGCAGGACCACTCCAAGGTGGTGGGCGCGCGGCTCGTGCTCTCGGCGGACGTGGCGCGCCTGGCAGGCATGCAGGACCAGCTCGGCATACCCGGCGCGATCACCGTGCGGGGGCGCTCGCGGCCCCTCGATGTGCTGCACGTGGCGCGGCCGTCGTCCCTGCGCATGCCCTCCGCCGGCTGA
- a CDS encoding DUF4148 domain-containing protein yields MNARRPSALILALAALAFAGAASAAPASQEEWFGAEPAAQGKPLSRAEVAADLALWNRAGLRGMSQGDHSFIADSANEQRLAEYRRLRSGPEYLAEVRRQGGEASTVAGQGTATGGN; encoded by the coding sequence ATGAACGCACGCCGTCCCTCCGCCCTCATCCTCGCCCTGGCCGCACTCGCTTTCGCCGGCGCCGCATCGGCCGCACCCGCTTCGCAGGAAGAATGGTTCGGCGCCGAGCCCGCCGCGCAGGGCAAGCCGCTGTCGCGCGCCGAAGTGGCCGCCGACCTCGCTTTGTGGAATCGTGCCGGCCTGCGCGGCATGAGCCAGGGCGACCACAGCTTCATCGCGGACTCCGCCAACGAGCAGCGCCTGGCCGAGTACCGTCGCCTGCGCAGCGGCCCAGAATACCTGGCCGAAGTGCGCCGCCAGGGCGGAGAAGCAAGCACCGTGGCGGGCCAGGGCACTGCCACCGGCGGCAACTGA
- a CDS encoding DUF4148 domain-containing protein, producing MNRKHLIAIATIAFAGATAATAAPLSQEEWAGPTPVAAQSSQQPLSRAEVIADANLWRRAGLDKFQEGERSLASDPVYQERLAEYQRLRSGPEYVAEVRRLGGDVSAVASMYEHGTVPMTN from the coding sequence ATGAATCGCAAGCATCTCATCGCCATCGCCACCATCGCCTTCGCAGGTGCCACCGCCGCCACGGCAGCCCCCTTGTCCCAGGAGGAATGGGCCGGCCCCACCCCGGTGGCCGCGCAGTCCAGCCAGCAGCCCCTGTCGCGCGCTGAAGTGATCGCCGATGCCAACCTGTGGCGCCGCGCCGGCCTGGACAAGTTCCAGGAAGGTGAACGCTCCCTGGCCAGCGACCCCGTGTACCAGGAGCGCCTGGCCGAGTACCAGCGTCTGCGCAGCGGCCCCGAGTACGTCGCCGAAGTTCGCCGTCTGGGCGGTGACGTGAGCGCCGTGGCCAGCATGTACGAGCACGGCACCGTGCCGATGACGAACTGA